From Nocardioides sp. HDW12B, the proteins below share one genomic window:
- a CDS encoding SDR family NAD(P)-dependent oxidoreductase: MNLLDTVLDRSVVLGYSKIGYALRRRTSSWPQDPAPGALAGKDVVVTGASSGLGIATADGLARLGARVHLVVRNLEKGEKARGELRRAVPSATFELWQCDVSDLDDVRRFAAEIGAAVPAISAIVHNAGAMPPERTESRQGHEMTMAIHVLGPLLMTELLLDQLSAGDGRVVMVTSGGMYTQSLPVSDPEYTQSSYKPATAYARSKRTQVSLLPVLADRWRSRGVSVYATHPGWADTPGVVDSLPGFHKVTGPILRDVAQGADTTVWLAAVDPHPPGGGLWHDRRVRPDHYLPTTRESDDERQSIWSWARQAAQLPR, translated from the coding sequence GTGAACCTGCTCGACACCGTCCTGGACCGCTCGGTCGTCCTCGGCTACTCCAAGATCGGCTACGCCCTGCGTCGTCGTACGTCGTCGTGGCCGCAGGACCCGGCCCCCGGCGCCCTGGCCGGCAAGGACGTCGTGGTCACCGGGGCCTCCTCCGGCCTCGGCATCGCCACGGCCGACGGCCTGGCTCGTCTCGGTGCCCGGGTGCACCTGGTCGTGCGCAACCTCGAGAAGGGCGAGAAGGCACGCGGCGAGCTGCGCCGCGCCGTCCCGTCCGCCACCTTCGAGCTGTGGCAGTGCGACGTCTCCGACCTCGACGACGTACGCCGCTTCGCCGCCGAGATCGGCGCGGCCGTCCCGGCGATCTCCGCAATCGTGCACAACGCCGGCGCGATGCCGCCGGAGCGCACGGAGTCGCGTCAGGGCCACGAGATGACGATGGCGATCCACGTCCTCGGCCCGCTGCTCATGACCGAGCTGCTGCTCGACCAGCTGTCGGCCGGCGACGGCCGGGTCGTGATGGTGACCTCGGGCGGCATGTACACCCAGTCGCTGCCGGTCTCGGACCCCGAGTACACGCAGTCGTCGTACAAGCCGGCGACGGCGTACGCGCGCAGCAAGCGCACCCAGGTCTCGCTGCTGCCGGTCCTGGCCGACCGCTGGCGCTCCCGCGGCGTCTCCGTCTACGCCACCCACCCCGGCTGGGCCGACACCCCGGGCGTCGTCGACTCGCTGCCCGGCTTCCACAAGGTGACCGGGCCGATCCTGCGCGACGTCGCGCAGGGCGCCGACACCACGGTGTGGCTGGCTGCCGTCGACCCGCACCCGCCGGGCGGCGGGCTGTGGCACGACCGCCGGGTGCGGCCCGACCACTACCTGCCGACCACCCGCGAGAGCGACGACGA